A part of Planococcus sp. MB-3u-03 genomic DNA contains:
- a CDS encoding alpha-glucosidase, which yields MNKTWWKEAVAYQVYPRSFNDSNGDGIGDINGVTEKLDYLKELGIDVIWLCPMYKSPNDDNGYDISDYQEIMDELGTMADFDRLLDEVHARGMKLIIDLVINHTSDEHPWFLESRSSLDNPKRDWYVWRDRPTNWESIFGGPAWEFDEKTGQYYLHIFSKKQPDLNWENPEVRKALYKMVNWWLDKGIDGFRVDAISHIKKDFSDLPIEEGKPWVPAWEKMMNVDGIQPLLAELRDETFAKYDIMTVGEANGVYAEDIDEWISEEDGKFDMVFQFEDLTLWDNDVKQGINVNDLKTVLTRWQKAVDGVGWNALFIENHDKPRVVSTWGNDGEYWRESATALACMYFFMQGTPFIYQGQEIGMTNAPFEEIHHYDDVHTHNLYFYNLAEGMEHDAIMTLLKSTSRDHSRTPMQWNAAENAGFTTGTPWLQMNPNFEWLNVESQKQDPASVLSFYKQMIFLRKNMDVLVYGSYDLAETDCEDVYAYTRTQGEEQVLVLSNLGSTTCTWLEPEGAELLLANYHDRDLHQLKPYEARVYKLA from the coding sequence ATGAACAAAACATGGTGGAAAGAAGCAGTGGCGTATCAAGTCTATCCACGCAGCTTCAATGACTCAAATGGAGACGGCATCGGGGATATCAACGGTGTCACGGAAAAACTGGATTATTTGAAAGAACTGGGGATCGATGTCATCTGGCTCTGCCCGATGTATAAATCGCCGAATGACGATAATGGCTACGACATCAGTGATTACCAGGAAATCATGGATGAACTCGGGACGATGGCTGATTTCGACCGTTTGCTCGATGAAGTGCACGCGCGCGGCATGAAATTGATCATCGACCTAGTCATCAACCACACGAGCGATGAGCATCCGTGGTTTTTGGAATCACGCTCGTCACTCGATAACCCAAAACGCGATTGGTATGTTTGGCGCGACCGCCCGACGAATTGGGAAAGCATTTTCGGCGGCCCGGCATGGGAGTTCGACGAGAAGACGGGGCAATATTATTTGCACATTTTCTCGAAAAAGCAGCCGGATTTGAACTGGGAAAATCCGGAAGTTCGCAAAGCCTTATATAAAATGGTCAATTGGTGGCTGGATAAAGGCATCGACGGGTTCCGCGTCGACGCGATCAGCCATATCAAGAAAGATTTCAGCGATCTGCCGATAGAAGAGGGCAAGCCATGGGTGCCGGCATGGGAAAAAATGATGAATGTCGATGGCATCCAGCCGTTGCTCGCTGAATTGCGCGATGAGACATTTGCGAAATACGACATCATGACGGTTGGGGAAGCGAATGGGGTCTATGCAGAAGATATCGATGAATGGATCAGCGAAGAAGACGGCAAATTCGACATGGTGTTTCAATTCGAAGATTTGACGCTTTGGGACAATGATGTCAAACAAGGGATTAACGTCAATGATTTGAAAACCGTCTTGACGCGCTGGCAAAAAGCGGTCGACGGCGTCGGCTGGAATGCGTTGTTTATCGAAAACCACGACAAGCCGCGCGTCGTCTCGACTTGGGGCAATGACGGGGAATACTGGCGCGAAAGTGCGACAGCGCTCGCTTGCATGTATTTCTTCATGCAAGGAACACCGTTCATCTATCAGGGCCAGGAAATCGGCATGACCAATGCGCCGTTTGAGGAAATCCATCATTATGACGATGTCCATACGCATAATTTGTATTTCTATAATTTGGCGGAAGGCATGGAACATGATGCGATCATGACTTTATTGAAATCGACAAGCCGCGACCATTCCCGCACGCCGATGCAATGGAACGCAGCAGAAAATGCCGGATTCACGACAGGCACTCCGTGGCTGCAGATGAACCCGAATTTCGAATGGCTCAATGTCGAAAGCCAAAAGCAGGATCCGGCATCCGTTTTGTCGTTCTATAAGCAAATGATCTTCCTGCGCAAAAACATGGATGTGCTGGTCTATGGCAGCTACGATTTGGCCGAGACCGATTGCGAAGATGTTTACGCTTATACCCGTACGCAAGGGGAGGAACAAGTGCTCGTCCTTTCGAACCTTGGAAGCACCACATGCACTTGGCTGGAACCGGAAGGCGCAGAACTGCTGCTGGCCAATTACCACGACCGTGACTTGCATCAATTAAAGCCGTATGAAGCACGGGTGTACAAGCTCGCTTAA
- a CDS encoding penicillin-binding transpeptidase domain-containing protein, whose product MKRYIAIAAGAGVLAMAGCQPQPTPEDRLSEYVGHWNEQEFTAMYEDYLTQGSKEAFPQEAFDERQQQLIEDLGIENLEVSYTAQEDAEWDEAEPAEFPLTITMETLAGPVEFDQKVSLIHEEQESGENWFVEWDPSLIFKNLEEGDEVAVLTEAAERGEIVDREGRGLAINGTGYNLGVVPDRLEGDSDIAEAAELLGLTVESVEESLNQSWVQPDQFVPLTKASKSAEQLIADVEASDVVTYQETAMREYPYGEAFGHLTGYIGSITAEQLEELKGQGYGANDLIGRQGLERRLEERLRGESGARILIQKQEEGAEDIVLAEQEPTAGEDVELTIDAELQTAVYDSMQGEPGSAAAVSPENGETLALISSPGFDPNEFIAGISGERYTELSEDPLNPLFTRFAASYAPGSTIKPVTAAIGMEAGNARPRARARDQRADLAKRQFMGIVPSIPIASGSAKPIDLNRALVYSDNIYFARQALEMGSETLIDGLAAYGFGEELPFAIELESSQISNNGTLGSEGQLADTSFGQGQMLANILHLASAYEPFLNGGTIYEPTLYASEEAGQVWKEGLISEGNAAVLQENLRNVVTDGYAKSADIDAVPIAGKTGTAELKGALGEEGQENGFFVSYHAEQQDFILAMMIESIEDDGGSDYVAGFSANAMEQYYLNN is encoded by the coding sequence ATGAAACGATACATAGCAATAGCAGCGGGTGCAGGGGTACTCGCCATGGCAGGATGCCAACCGCAGCCGACACCGGAAGATCGATTGAGTGAATACGTCGGCCATTGGAATGAGCAGGAGTTCACTGCGATGTATGAAGACTATTTGACGCAAGGCTCGAAAGAAGCGTTTCCCCAAGAAGCGTTCGATGAGCGGCAGCAGCAATTGATTGAGGACCTCGGCATCGAGAATCTTGAAGTCAGCTATACCGCGCAGGAAGATGCGGAATGGGACGAAGCGGAGCCGGCCGAGTTTCCGCTTACTATCACGATGGAGACGCTTGCCGGGCCGGTTGAATTCGACCAGAAGGTCTCGTTGATCCATGAAGAGCAGGAAAGTGGAGAGAACTGGTTTGTCGAATGGGACCCGTCATTGATCTTCAAGAATCTTGAAGAAGGCGATGAAGTCGCAGTGCTGACTGAAGCCGCTGAGCGCGGGGAGATTGTGGACCGTGAAGGGCGCGGCTTGGCTATCAATGGCACCGGCTATAATCTTGGCGTGGTGCCGGACCGGCTGGAAGGAGACAGCGATATAGCTGAGGCTGCTGAACTTCTTGGGTTGACGGTGGAATCGGTTGAAGAAAGCCTGAACCAAAGTTGGGTTCAGCCGGATCAATTCGTGCCGCTGACAAAAGCGTCGAAATCAGCGGAACAACTGATTGCTGATGTGGAAGCGAGCGATGTCGTGACCTATCAGGAAACGGCGATGCGTGAATATCCGTACGGCGAAGCATTCGGCCATTTGACCGGCTATATCGGTTCCATTACGGCCGAGCAATTGGAAGAATTAAAAGGCCAAGGCTACGGGGCGAATGACCTGATCGGCCGCCAAGGCCTAGAACGGCGCTTGGAAGAACGCCTGCGCGGTGAGAGCGGCGCACGCATCCTGATCCAAAAGCAGGAAGAAGGAGCGGAAGATATCGTCCTCGCTGAACAGGAGCCGACAGCCGGAGAAGATGTCGAATTGACCATCGACGCTGAATTGCAGACGGCCGTCTATGATTCGATGCAAGGGGAACCGGGAAGCGCTGCTGCGGTATCGCCTGAAAACGGCGAAACTTTGGCACTCATCAGCTCTCCGGGATTTGACCCGAATGAATTCATCGCAGGCATCAGCGGAGAGCGCTACACGGAATTGTCGGAAGATCCGTTGAATCCGCTATTTACGCGTTTTGCCGCAAGTTATGCCCCAGGGTCGACCATTAAACCGGTGACAGCGGCGATCGGCATGGAAGCGGGGAACGCTCGACCCCGAGCAAGGGCTCGAGATCAACGGGCAGACTTGGCAAAAAGACAGTTCATGGGGATCGTACCGAGTATCCCGATTGCATCCGGAAGCGCCAAACCGATTGATTTGAATCGTGCGCTTGTCTACTCGGATAATATTTACTTTGCAAGACAGGCACTTGAGATGGGTTCAGAAACTTTGATTGACGGCCTGGCTGCCTACGGTTTCGGAGAGGAATTGCCGTTTGCCATCGAGCTGGAAAGTTCACAGATTTCCAATAACGGGACTCTCGGATCCGAAGGGCAATTGGCGGATACATCGTTCGGCCAAGGGCAGATGCTCGCCAATATCCTGCATCTCGCCTCGGCTTACGAACCATTCCTCAACGGCGGCACGATTTATGAGCCGACGCTTTACGCCAGTGAAGAAGCTGGGCAAGTGTGGAAAGAAGGCTTGATCAGTGAAGGCAATGCGGCTGTGCTTCAAGAGAACCTCCGCAATGTTGTCACGGACGGCTACGCTAAATCAGCCGATATTGACGCTGTTCCGATTGCCGGAAAAACCGGCACCGCTGAATTGAAAGGCGCTCTCGGCGAAGAGGGGCAAGAGAATGGCTTCTTCGTTTCCTATCACGCTGAGCAGCAGGACTTCATTTTAGCGATGATGATCGAATCGATCGAAGACGATGGCGGCAGCGATTACGTCGCAGGCTTTTCCGCCAATGCCATGGAACAGTATTACTTGAATAATTGA
- a CDS encoding glucose-6-phosphate isomerase yields the protein MLMINLTYSQAIESAVDLKMKTRLQQIQEDLYAKKGAGSDFLGWLDWPSSLPEDFLAKIEDTAKAIREKADVLIVIGIGGSYLGAKAVLSALSPYFPKDEQLEVLFAGHQVSGEYLKQLLAHLEGKEVVVNVISKSGKTTEPAIAFRFLREYMEKRYGDVAAERIIVTTDAEKGALRQLAETKGYERFIVPDDVGGRYSVFTAVGLLPIAAAGHSIRQLLDGAKEAETTYREAGPDNNPAMQYAAIRHHLYVQGYTTEVNAIFEPKLSFVQEWWKQLFGESEGKEGKGIFPASVVFTTDLHSLGQFIQDGQRNLFETFLLVKEAQQDLEIFETPEDGDELNYIAGLSLQEFNHIAHKGTSNAHLSGGVPQLSLTVDRIDESQIGHLLYFYMLSCAYSAYLLGINPFDQPGVEEYKNNIFKLLKKPGF from the coding sequence ATGCTTATGATCAACTTAACATATTCACAAGCCATTGAGTCTGCAGTAGATCTCAAAATGAAAACACGTTTGCAGCAAATCCAGGAGGATCTGTATGCGAAAAAAGGAGCCGGCTCCGATTTCCTCGGCTGGCTCGACTGGCCTTCGTCATTGCCGGAAGATTTCCTGGCAAAAATCGAAGACACTGCCAAAGCGATCCGTGAAAAAGCCGACGTTTTGATCGTCATCGGAATCGGCGGTTCCTATCTAGGGGCAAAAGCCGTCCTTTCTGCGCTATCGCCTTATTTCCCGAAAGACGAGCAATTGGAAGTGCTGTTTGCGGGACATCAAGTGAGCGGTGAATACTTGAAGCAATTGCTTGCCCATTTAGAAGGCAAGGAAGTGGTCGTCAATGTCATCTCCAAATCCGGCAAGACGACTGAACCGGCCATCGCGTTCCGTTTCCTGCGCGAGTATATGGAAAAACGCTACGGCGACGTGGCGGCGGAACGCATCATCGTGACGACCGACGCTGAAAAAGGGGCGCTTCGCCAATTGGCCGAAACAAAAGGCTATGAACGCTTTATCGTGCCGGATGATGTCGGCGGGCGCTACTCCGTCTTCACGGCAGTTGGGCTGTTGCCGATTGCTGCTGCCGGACATTCGATCCGCCAGCTTCTGGACGGCGCAAAAGAAGCGGAAACGACTTACCGGGAGGCGGGCCCTGACAATAACCCAGCGATGCAATACGCTGCGATCCGCCATCACCTGTATGTCCAAGGCTATACGACAGAAGTGAACGCCATTTTCGAGCCGAAGCTATCATTCGTCCAGGAATGGTGGAAGCAATTATTCGGCGAAAGCGAAGGTAAAGAAGGAAAAGGCATCTTCCCGGCATCGGTCGTCTTCACGACTGACTTGCACTCGCTTGGCCAATTCATTCAGGACGGGCAGCGCAACTTGTTCGAAACCTTCCTGCTGGTAAAAGAAGCACAGCAAGATTTGGAGATTTTCGAAACGCCTGAAGACGGCGACGAATTGAATTATATCGCCGGCTTGTCCTTGCAGGAATTCAACCATATCGCCCATAAAGGCACGTCAAACGCCCATTTGTCAGGCGGCGTACCGCAATTGAGCTTGACCGTGGACCGCATCGACGAATCCCAGATCGGCCATTTGCTGTATTTCTACATGCTGAGCTGCGCGTATAGCGCGTACCTTCTCGGCATCAACCCGTTCGACCAACCGGGCGTCGAAGAATACAAGAACAATATCTTCAAGCTCTTGAAAAAACCAGGATTCTAA
- a CDS encoding LacI family DNA-binding transcriptional regulator, translated as MAITIKDVAKLAEVSPATVSRVIADHPKITPKTKRKVRKAMEELGYYPNFQARNLVAKKSKAIGVIMENSTTLAFQNPFFPEVLRGISVSAHHSQYGLYLSTSATEQEIYEEVVAMTQGKRVDGVILLYSKIDDKILDYLLANGIPFSVVGRPYTRPDAISYVDNDNVAIAKEVVGHLISLGHRDISFVGGASDFIVSSDRLSGYRQALDGAGIPFTPDYVVTQEEMEGHEQQAIRNLMEQKNPPTAIVTHDDLVAYEVISYLEDLNIAVPTDVSIVGFNNHALSSHLKPPLSTVDISIFDLGMEAANLVLEKINDDNAPPRNIIVPATLIERGSCQSL; from the coding sequence ATGGCAATTACAATTAAAGATGTCGCGAAACTGGCGGAAGTTTCGCCGGCGACAGTTTCTAGGGTTATTGCGGATCATCCGAAGATCACCCCGAAAACAAAGCGCAAAGTGCGAAAAGCCATGGAAGAGCTCGGCTATTACCCGAATTTCCAGGCACGCAATTTGGTAGCGAAAAAAAGCAAAGCGATCGGCGTCATCATGGAAAATTCCACGACGCTTGCTTTCCAGAATCCATTCTTCCCGGAAGTGTTGCGCGGCATTTCCGTCAGTGCCCATCATAGCCAGTACGGTCTGTACCTGTCGACAAGCGCGACTGAACAGGAAATCTATGAGGAAGTGGTGGCGATGACACAAGGAAAACGCGTCGATGGCGTTATCTTGCTGTATTCGAAAATTGATGATAAAATCTTGGACTACCTACTGGCAAATGGCATTCCGTTTTCAGTGGTCGGGCGGCCATACACGCGCCCGGACGCCATCTCCTATGTCGATAATGATAATGTCGCCATTGCGAAAGAAGTGGTGGGCCATTTGATTTCACTGGGCCACCGGGACATTTCATTCGTCGGTGGCGCATCCGATTTTATCGTGTCTTCTGACCGTTTGAGTGGCTACCGGCAAGCGCTGGACGGAGCGGGGATCCCGTTCACTCCAGATTATGTGGTCACACAGGAAGAAATGGAAGGACACGAACAGCAGGCGATCCGCAACTTGATGGAACAAAAAAATCCGCCGACAGCCATCGTCACGCACGATGACCTGGTCGCCTATGAAGTGATCAGTTATCTGGAAGATTTGAATATTGCCGTGCCTACCGATGTGTCAATTGTCGGGTTCAACAACCATGCTTTGTCGAGCCATTTAAAGCCGCCGCTCAGTACGGTGGATATTTCGATTTTTGACCTTGGAATGGAAGCGGCGAATCTGGTATTGGAAAAAATAAACGATGACAATGCCCCTCCCCGGAACATCATCGTTCCGGCAACATTGATCGAAAGAGGATCTTGTCAAAGTCTTTGA
- a CDS encoding GNAT family N-acetyltransferase: MYKKQQYVFKDGHPVLATIRTYTEEDFPGLIEVQRESFPPPFPPDLLWNEQQLGNHIALYPEGAICVEIDGEIAGSMTGMLTKFDPERPLHKWEQVTDSGSIGTHDPEGESLYVVDIGIKPKFRKLKLGKLLMEAMYERVVADGLERLIGGGRMPGYHRYANELSAEQYIERVLAGDVKDPVISFLLSCGRMPVTLVPGYLDDEESHDYALLMEWKNPFYC, translated from the coding sequence ATGTATAAAAAACAGCAATACGTTTTTAAGGATGGGCATCCGGTTTTAGCGACTATCAGGACCTACACAGAGGAAGATTTTCCAGGCTTGATCGAAGTGCAGCGCGAAAGTTTTCCGCCGCCGTTCCCGCCAGACTTGCTATGGAACGAGCAACAACTTGGAAACCATATCGCACTTTATCCTGAAGGCGCAATTTGCGTCGAAATCGATGGCGAAATCGCGGGTTCCATGACAGGGATGCTTACGAAATTTGATCCTGAGCGTCCTTTACATAAATGGGAACAAGTGACTGATTCGGGATCGATCGGAACGCATGACCCGGAAGGCGAATCACTATATGTCGTCGACATCGGCATCAAGCCGAAATTCCGTAAATTGAAACTTGGCAAGCTATTGATGGAAGCAATGTATGAGCGGGTCGTTGCGGACGGGCTCGAACGGCTCATCGGCGGCGGGCGGATGCCGGGGTATCATCGATATGCGAACGAACTGTCTGCTGAACAATACATCGAAAGAGTGCTGGCCGGTGATGTGAAAGATCCAGTTATCAGCTTCTTGCTCAGCTGCGGCCGCATGCCGGTGACCCTAGTTCCTGGGTATTTAGATGATGAAGAATCCCATGACTATGCTTTATTGATGGAATGGAAAAATCCGTTTTACTGCTAA
- a CDS encoding S8 family peptidase, which produces MKKSAKFITTAMLAATMLVPAMGVSANEAPDAQNANANDKIRVLVDMPGKNELEKAKDQYGIHWDFNSEGFTTDMTEKQFEALKKNKNVTIEKVPEYTVETTTLEPQARYKTAAASQSTPWGIKAVYNNSSITKTSGGSGVNIAVLDTGVNTSHPDLAANVEQCKDFTIGTSIRNGSCTDRQGHGTHVAGSALANGNGGLYGVAPQADLWGYKVLGDDGSGSADDIATAIRHVADQASALNQKTVINMSLGSSAESSLITNAVNYAYSKGVLVIAAAGNEGPYQGSIGFPGALQNAVAVAALENVQQNGTYRVADFSSRGYSQYAGDYSIGKYDVEVSAPGASIYSAWYDGGYATISGTSMASPHAAGLAAKIWAANPSATHTQVRGDLQNRAANNDILSGYYAGSGDDSASGFGFYRLP; this is translated from the coding sequence ATGAAAAAATCGGCAAAATTCATTACTACAGCAATGCTGGCAGCGACTATGCTCGTACCGGCCATGGGGGTTTCAGCAAATGAAGCTCCAGACGCACAAAATGCGAACGCAAACGACAAGATCCGTGTACTCGTCGATATGCCAGGGAAAAATGAGCTTGAAAAAGCGAAAGACCAATACGGCATCCACTGGGATTTCAATAGCGAGGGCTTCACGACCGATATGACTGAAAAGCAATTCGAAGCCTTGAAGAAAAACAAAAATGTAACGATCGAAAAAGTTCCAGAATATACAGTGGAAACGACAACATTGGAACCGCAAGCGCGCTATAAAACAGCCGCAGCTTCCCAGTCCACACCTTGGGGCATCAAAGCGGTTTATAACAATAGTTCCATCACGAAAACAAGCGGCGGTTCAGGCGTCAACATTGCAGTCCTGGACACAGGCGTCAACACTAGCCACCCGGATCTTGCAGCGAACGTTGAACAATGTAAAGACTTCACTATCGGAACCAGCATCCGCAACGGTTCTTGCACGGACCGTCAAGGGCACGGGACGCACGTAGCCGGCTCAGCACTTGCGAACGGCAATGGCGGCTTGTACGGCGTAGCGCCGCAAGCGGACCTTTGGGGATACAAAGTGCTTGGCGATGACGGATCCGGTTCTGCCGATGATATCGCAACGGCCATCCGTCACGTAGCCGACCAGGCTTCAGCCTTGAACCAGAAGACGGTTATCAATATGTCTCTTGGCTCTTCAGCAGAAAGCAGCTTGATCACGAATGCGGTCAACTACGCATACAGTAAAGGCGTGCTTGTCATTGCAGCAGCAGGCAACGAAGGCCCGTACCAAGGATCGATCGGCTTCCCGGGTGCATTGCAAAATGCCGTAGCGGTAGCAGCTCTTGAAAACGTTCAGCAAAATGGCACGTATCGCGTAGCGGATTTCTCTTCACGCGGATACAGCCAATATGCTGGCGATTATTCCATCGGGAAATATGATGTAGAAGTATCGGCTCCAGGCGCAAGCATTTACTCCGCTTGGTATGACGGAGGCTATGCAACAATCAGTGGGACATCGATGGCATCTCCACATGCAGCCGGCCTTGCAGCGAAAATCTGGGCAGCAAACCCATCTGCAACGCACACGCAAGTCCGCGGCGACCTTCAAAACCGCGCAGCGAACAACGACATTCTATCCGGCTATTATGCAGGATCTGGAGACGACTCCGCTTCTGGATTCGGATTCTACCGCCTGCCATAA
- a CDS encoding alpha-glucosidase, producing the protein MSLKKTWWKEAVVYQIYPRSFFDTNGDGFGDLNGVRAKLDYLQELGVDMIWLCPVYKSPNVDNGYDVSDYQAIMDEMGTMDDFDRLLEDIHSRGMKIMMDLVLNHTSDQHPWFLESKSSRDNPKRDWYVWRDKPTNWESIFGGPAWTYDPKTSQYYFHLFTKNQVDLNWENPELRQALYEMIRWWLDKGIDGFRVDAINHLKKDYTDMPNPDGLNYVPAWEKMTNVQGIQELLAELRRETFDRYDVVTVGEANSVRAHEIGEWISEEEGKFNMIFHLEAHEEAWDEESAGVDVDDLRMVLDRWQRNAQGIAWNSLYLENHDRPRTVSTWGNDREHWRASATALGCMYFFMQGTPFIYQGQEIGMTNAPFDDINMYRDIETKNMYRYNRQKGVPHEDLMKTIKKISRDHARTPMQWNFGANAGFTGGKPWIPVNPNFNWLNVKAQQKDSQSVLSFYKKMLQLRKEHEALVYGSTHLSFLECPYVYAYTRVYGEARYLVISHLDDDTCPWWSPVDGELLLSNYDRHVDGKLQPYEARVYLLK; encoded by the coding sequence ATGAGCTTGAAAAAGACATGGTGGAAAGAAGCAGTGGTCTATCAGATTTATCCGCGCAGCTTTTTCGATACGAACGGCGACGGGTTCGGGGACTTGAACGGCGTCCGGGCAAAGCTCGATTATCTGCAGGAACTCGGCGTCGACATGATTTGGCTATGCCCAGTCTATAAATCGCCGAATGTCGATAACGGGTATGACGTCAGCGATTATCAGGCGATCATGGATGAAATGGGGACGATGGATGATTTTGACCGGTTGCTTGAGGATATCCACTCCCGCGGCATGAAGATCATGATGGATTTGGTCTTGAACCATACGAGCGATCAGCATCCGTGGTTTCTGGAATCAAAATCATCGCGCGATAACCCGAAGCGCGATTGGTATGTGTGGCGCGACAAACCGACGAATTGGGAAAGCATATTCGGCGGGCCGGCTTGGACATATGACCCGAAAACGAGCCAGTATTATTTTCATTTATTCACCAAGAACCAAGTCGATTTGAATTGGGAAAATCCCGAATTGCGGCAAGCGCTGTACGAGATGATCCGCTGGTGGCTCGATAAAGGAATTGACGGCTTCCGTGTAGATGCCATCAATCATTTGAAGAAAGATTATACGGACATGCCGAATCCGGATGGGCTGAATTACGTGCCGGCCTGGGAGAAGATGACGAACGTCCAAGGAATCCAGGAGCTTCTGGCAGAATTGCGGCGTGAAACCTTTGACCGCTATGATGTGGTGACAGTCGGCGAGGCGAACAGCGTAAGAGCGCATGAAATCGGCGAATGGATCAGCGAAGAAGAAGGCAAATTCAATATGATCTTCCATTTGGAAGCGCATGAAGAAGCATGGGATGAAGAAAGTGCGGGCGTCGATGTCGATGATTTAAGGATGGTGCTCGATCGTTGGCAGCGCAATGCGCAAGGAATCGCCTGGAATTCCTTATACTTGGAAAACCACGACCGCCCGCGAACGGTTTCGACCTGGGGCAATGACCGGGAGCATTGGCGGGCAAGCGCGACCGCACTCGGCTGCATGTATTTTTTCATGCAAGGCACGCCGTTCATTTATCAAGGACAGGAGATTGGCATGACCAATGCGCCATTCGACGATATCAATATGTACCGGGACATCGAGACGAAGAATATGTACCGTTATAACCGCCAAAAAGGCGTCCCTCACGAAGATTTGATGAAGACTATCAAGAAAATAAGCCGCGACCACGCGAGGACGCCGATGCAATGGAACTTTGGCGCAAACGCCGGTTTTACAGGCGGCAAGCCGTGGATTCCGGTCAACCCAAATTTTAATTGGCTCAATGTAAAAGCGCAGCAGAAAGATTCCCAATCGGTCCTGTCTTTCTATAAGAAGATGCTGCAACTGCGAAAAGAGCACGAAGCCTTGGTGTATGGAAGCACGCATTTGTCATTTCTGGAATGCCCGTATGTTTATGCCTATACACGAGTTTACGGGGAAGCGCGTTATTTGGTCATTTCGCATCTCGATGATGATACATGTCCTTGGTGGAGCCCGGTAGACGGCGAATTGCTATTGTCGAATTATGATCGCCATGTAGACGGCAAACTGCAGCCATACGAAGCGCGTGTTTATCTATTAAAGTAA
- a CDS encoding helix-turn-helix domain-containing protein — protein MNIGSVIKYYRLKHNLTQSQLADGICSVSHLSKIESNTYTPHEETYEALLSKMGVQLKKELEHQKRLEQQLGRFIDCALHYDLDNLHKIYEELLDEDDYLQSTDLVNQYELYKFRYYVPDLQMDKASAQQKLLEKLKASFTAPELWMSRFFQALYFTTLGQQKEAMDLMYRLDQGLQSIPQKLEGEFYYQKARILIVHDRLELSAYFAERAVRSYEMHHNYIRLLHAQLLLAINYTRRNLSTQAASLYEVVKRNAHLTHQHELYQSVLYNYAELMKSQKQDSQAFELFSELKDVLQPGSYIHKAVIVNLLELKGVSEEETVGLIEQLRMPGTPKDEEYFKLYSDYYGKREFSQQELLNYKEDKMFPFFKKYGYIKDTKHLSEELAAHYKEQQDWQKAYYYQTQFLESDGD, from the coding sequence ATGAACATCGGTTCTGTGATTAAATACTATCGGCTCAAGCACAACCTCACACAGTCACAGCTCGCTGATGGCATCTGTTCCGTATCGCATTTGAGCAAAATCGAATCCAATACCTATACGCCGCACGAAGAAACTTACGAAGCGCTGCTTTCCAAAATGGGCGTGCAATTGAAAAAAGAACTGGAACACCAGAAGCGGCTTGAACAGCAATTAGGGCGGTTTATTGATTGCGCACTTCATTACGATCTCGACAATTTGCATAAAATCTATGAAGAGCTTTTGGATGAGGACGATTACCTGCAATCAACCGACCTGGTGAATCAATACGAATTGTATAAATTCCGCTATTATGTCCCGGATTTGCAGATGGACAAAGCGTCAGCACAGCAAAAGCTGCTTGAAAAGCTGAAAGCTTCTTTTACAGCACCCGAGTTATGGATGAGCCGATTTTTTCAGGCGCTCTATTTCACTACTTTAGGCCAGCAAAAAGAAGCAATGGACTTGATGTACAGGTTGGATCAAGGGCTTCAAAGCATTCCGCAAAAACTGGAAGGAGAATTTTATTATCAAAAAGCAAGAATTTTAATAGTACATGACCGTCTGGAACTTTCTGCATATTTTGCGGAGCGGGCAGTGCGTTCTTACGAGATGCACCACAATTATATCCGTCTGCTGCATGCGCAATTGCTGCTCGCGATTAATTACACAAGGCGCAATCTAAGCACTCAAGCCGCCAGCTTATATGAAGTGGTAAAACGCAACGCCCATTTGACCCATCAGCATGAATTGTATCAATCGGTTCTTTACAATTATGCGGAATTGATGAAGAGCCAGAAGCAAGACAGCCAAGCATTCGAGCTGTTTTCGGAGCTCAAAGATGTGTTGCAGCCAGGAAGCTATATACACAAAGCGGTCATCGTCAATCTGCTGGAACTAAAAGGCGTAAGTGAAGAAGAAACAGTTGGCCTGATCGAACAATTGCGTATGCCCGGGACCCCGAAAGATGAAGAATACTTTAAGTTATACAGCGATTACTACGGAAAACGAGAATTTTCCCAACAAGAACTTTTGAACTATAAAGAAGATAAAATGTTTCCATTTTTCAAAAAATATGGTTATATAAAAGACACCAAACATCTTTCTGAAGAACTTGCGGCTCATTACAAAGAGCAGCAGGATTGGCAGAAAGCCTATTACTACCAAACTCAATTTCTGGAAAGCGACGGTGATTAA